One genomic segment of Intestinimonas butyriciproducens includes these proteins:
- a CDS encoding phage tail terminator family protein, which translates to MLSFLAITEAVKGLVEERYPENTVYLERVPVDFARPSFLVELGPVEMLDASCGCLEVKATVVVTAFVEADDYYNSHVPDLMTRMGAVQELFAVDGLQVEDRFLHVTANKGNCQFDYAETSVTFQYQDDRPGGDEWPLMGEIQTKWGPPQGE; encoded by the coding sequence ATGCTTTCATTTTTGGCGATTACGGAGGCGGTAAAGGGGCTGGTGGAGGAGCGGTATCCGGAGAATACGGTCTATCTGGAGCGGGTACCGGTGGACTTTGCGCGGCCGTCCTTCCTGGTGGAGCTGGGGCCGGTGGAGATGCTGGACGCCTCGTGCGGCTGCCTGGAGGTCAAGGCCACGGTGGTGGTCACCGCCTTTGTGGAGGCGGACGACTACTATAACAGCCACGTGCCGGACCTGATGACCCGGATGGGGGCGGTACAGGAGCTCTTCGCGGTGGACGGACTCCAGGTGGAGGACCGGTTCCTCCACGTGACGGCCAACAAGGGCAACTGCCAATTCGACTACGCGGAGACCAGCGTCACATTCCAGTATCAGGACGACCGCCCGGGCGGGGACGAGTGGCCCCTGATGGGCGAAATACAGACAAAGTGGGGCCCCCCGCAGGGCGAATAA
- a CDS encoding phage tail sheath C-terminal domain-containing protein produces the protein MGLPSINIAFKSTAASAIERSEKGVVALIIKDAKENGGHAYTNASQIPATLGTDNQAYIQRAFTGYVNTPRQVLVYVLPAAAEALTDALTWLATQTFDYLAGPPDCTEAEATAIATWIAGRRSNDAAICKAVLPNKAADSEAVVNFATGDILVGTTEFTAAQYCSRIAGLIAGTPMTISCTYAPLPEVSDVGRLTREAMDAAVDAGKFILFHDGEKVKVARGVNSLQTTTQDKGDAWKKIKMVEVMDMIQTDIRTTAQDAYIGKYANSYDNKCLLVTAIKGYLVGLEQSGILQAGSSSVGIDLAHQEAYLQSVGTDTSKMSQQEIKEANTADKVFLEASIKILDAIEDISLNITI, from the coding sequence ATGGGACTTCCCAGCATCAACATTGCATTCAAATCCACAGCGGCGAGCGCCATCGAGCGCTCTGAGAAGGGGGTGGTGGCGCTCATCATCAAGGACGCCAAGGAGAACGGCGGCCACGCCTACACCAACGCCAGCCAGATCCCGGCCACCCTGGGGACGGACAACCAGGCATACATCCAGCGGGCCTTTACGGGGTATGTGAATACGCCCCGGCAGGTGCTGGTCTACGTGCTGCCCGCAGCGGCGGAGGCGCTGACCGACGCCCTGACGTGGCTGGCCACCCAGACCTTTGACTATCTGGCGGGGCCCCCCGACTGCACGGAGGCCGAGGCCACGGCCATCGCGACCTGGATCGCCGGCCGGAGGAGCAACGACGCGGCCATCTGCAAGGCGGTGCTGCCCAACAAGGCGGCGGACAGCGAGGCGGTGGTCAACTTCGCCACCGGGGATATCCTGGTGGGCACGACCGAGTTCACTGCGGCGCAGTACTGCTCCCGGATCGCGGGGCTCATCGCCGGGACGCCCATGACCATCTCCTGCACCTACGCCCCTCTCCCCGAGGTGAGCGACGTGGGGCGGCTGACCCGTGAGGCCATGGACGCCGCGGTGGACGCGGGCAAGTTCATCCTCTTCCACGACGGGGAGAAGGTGAAGGTGGCCCGCGGGGTGAACTCCCTCCAGACCACCACCCAGGACAAGGGGGACGCCTGGAAGAAGATCAAGATGGTGGAGGTCATGGATATGATCCAGACCGACATCCGGACCACGGCCCAGGACGCTTACATCGGCAAGTACGCCAACAGCTACGACAATAAGTGCCTGCTGGTGACGGCCATCAAGGGCTACCTGGTGGGGCTGGAGCAGTCCGGCATCCTCCAGGCGGGGAGCTCCTCGGTGGGGATCGACCTGGCACACCAGGAGGCATACCTCCAGTCTGTGGGCACGGACACCTCCAAGATGAGCCAGCAGGAGATCAAGGAGGCCAACACCGCCGACAAGGTGTTTTTGGAGGCGTCCATCAAGATCCTCGACGCCATTGAGGATATCAGCCTCAATATCACAATCTGA
- a CDS encoding phage tail tube protein, with translation MDSAKRVISGTWGEVWLDGDKVSECYGLQAKVSFNKEDIALCGQMASDKKVTSIECTGSLRMHKVTSRMALAIGENIRNGKDVRFTIVSKLKDPDAYGAERVVLSNVSFDDLTLADWEAKSVGKVECPFTFTGYEFLDEINV, from the coding sequence ATGGATTCGGCAAAGCGAGTGATTTCAGGGACCTGGGGCGAGGTGTGGCTGGACGGAGACAAGGTATCCGAGTGCTACGGGCTCCAGGCCAAGGTGAGCTTCAACAAGGAGGACATCGCCCTGTGCGGGCAGATGGCCAGCGACAAAAAGGTGACGAGCATCGAGTGTACGGGGTCCCTGCGGATGCACAAGGTGACCTCCCGGATGGCGCTGGCCATTGGGGAGAACATCCGAAACGGAAAGGACGTGCGCTTTACCATTGTGAGCAAGCTGAAGGACCCGGACGCCTACGGGGCGGAGCGGGTGGTCCTGAGCAACGTCAGCTTCGACGACCTCACCCTGGCCGACTGGGAGGCCAAGAGCGTGGGCAAGGTGGAGTGCCCCTTCACCTTTACCGGCTATGAGTTCCTGGACGAGATCAACGTATAA
- a CDS encoding phage tail assembly chaperone — MNEKRSILELLLREETPNVRKSLPTARYRVKRLSELLGEDVVFELRALPYGKVSELKESMSEDLSVHIVLSGVVSPDLKDPALQAKFGGATPAETVKALLLPGEIEDLSRAVERLCGYRTATIEEVKNA; from the coding sequence ATGAACGAAAAGAGGAGCATTCTGGAGCTGCTGCTGCGGGAGGAGACGCCCAATGTGCGGAAAAGCCTGCCCACGGCGCGGTACCGTGTGAAGCGGCTGAGCGAGCTGCTGGGGGAGGACGTGGTATTCGAGCTGCGGGCGCTGCCCTACGGGAAGGTGAGCGAGCTGAAGGAGAGTATGTCGGAGGATCTGAGCGTACATATCGTGCTCTCTGGGGTGGTCTCACCGGACCTGAAGGACCCTGCGCTCCAGGCTAAATTCGGCGGAGCCACGCCGGCGGAGACGGTAAAGGCGCTGCTGCTGCCGGGTGAGATCGAGGACCTGAGCCGTGCGGTGGAGCGGCTGTGCGGATACCGGACGGCGACCATTGAAGAAGTAAAAAACGCCTAG